A single window of Gadus morhua chromosome 22, gadMor3.0, whole genome shotgun sequence DNA harbors:
- the LOC115536334 gene encoding G-protein coupled receptor 20, which translates to MENILGDVSSSTTVKLPPSPTPGPTNCSAWDQQWGAPYLHRLAHLDAQLYQDYYAVWLSLLVSNCLMLVIGVVLNSLALYVFCGASTQSSAPVVYTINLAIADLLVALSLSARIALYHSGGSCLACSYVHNFSYFVNMYCSILFLTSICIDRYLAVVHASGTLHRWRTAGAARCLSALVWFIAVVVTYSFQTAALEFGNSCVLLPTLFYLTVLEFLLPLLAVVGFTLRVACFLSSAPSGRGHAPMPRQSLERRARAVRLLATVLVVFTVCFTPFHVRQALVYFRVRGGGGGGARGGGGGGGEGEEGPGKEAGQVLAYHVTVTLSSLNSCLDPVVYCFVTDSFKRLWRRRMRRRRGRGGRRRRGGGGEMPSVKKCSGTAMALAQSVATLTLASVPGPSPASSNLAREHSA; encoded by the exons ATGGAGAACATTCTCGGGGAtgtcagcagcagcaccaccgtgAAGCTGCCGCCGAGCCCGACGCCAGGACCGACCAACTGCAGTGCGTGGGACCAACAGTGGGGGGCGCCATATCTGCACAGGCTGGCGCACCTCGATGCTCAGCTCTATCAGGATTACTATGCAGTGTGGCTCTCACTTCTG GTGTCCAACTGCCTGATGCTGGTGATCGGCGTGGTCCTCAACAGCCTGGCCCTCTACGTGTTCTGCGGCGCGTCCACCCAGTCCTCCGCGCCAGTGGTTTACACGATAAACCTCGCGATAGCCGACCTGCTGGTGGCGCTGTCGCTCTCCGCGCGCATCGCGCTCTACCACAGCGGCGGGAGCTGCCTGGCCTGCTCCTACGTGCATAACTTCAGCTACTTCGTCAACATGTACTGCAGCATCCTCTTCTTGACCAG CATCTGCATCGACCGCTACCTGGCAGTGGTGCACGCCTCGGGCACGCTGCACCGGTGGAGGACGGCGGGAGCCGCCCGCTGCCTCAGTGCTCTAGTGTGGTTCATCGCTGTGGTGGTCACCTACTCCTTCCAg ACCGCGGCGCTAGAGTTCGGCAACTCCTGCGTGCTGCTCCCCACCCTCTTCTACCTGACGGTGCTGGAGTTCCTGCTGCCCCTGCTGGCCGTGGTGGGCTTCACCCTGCGCGTGGCCTGCTTCCtcagctccgccccctccggcCGGGGCCACGCCCCCATGCCCCGCCAGAGCCTGGAGCGGCGGGCGCGCGCCGTGCGGCTCCTGGCCACCGTGCTGGTGGTGTTCACCGTGTGCTTCACGCCCTTCCACGTGCGGCAGGCCCTGGTCTACTTCCGGGtgagaggcgggggaggggggggagctagaggaggaggaggaggaggaggagagggggaggaggggccaggGAAGGAGGCGGGGCAGGTGCTGGCCTATCACGTGACGGTGACGCTGAGCAGCCTCAACAGCTGCCTGGACCCCGTGGTGTACTGCTTCGTGACGGACAGCTTTAAGAGGCTGTGGCGCcgcaggatgaggaggaggaggggcaggggggggaggaggaggaggg gaggaggaggagagatgccGTCGGTGAAGAAGTGTTCAGGGACAGCCATGGCGCTGGCTCAGAGTGTGGCCACGCTCACGCTGGCCTCCGTGCCCGGACCCTCCCCTGCCTCTTCCAACCTCGCTCGGGAGCACTCCGCCTAG
- the cfap20 gene encoding cilia- and flagella-associated protein 20 isoform X2 yields MFKNTFQSGFLSILYSLGSKPLQIWDKKVRNGHIKRITDNDIQSSVLEVEGSNVSTTYITCPADPKKTLGIKLPFLVMIIKNLKKYFTFEVQVLDDKNVRRRFRASNYQSTTRVKPFICTMPMRLDEGWNQIQFNLSDFTRRAYGTNYAETLRVQIHANCRIRRVYFSDRLYSEDELPAEFKLYLPVPNKAK; encoded by the exons ATGTTTAAGAACACGTTTCAAAGCGGATTCTTGTCAATTTTATATAGCTTAGGCAGCAAGCCGCTTCAGATATGGGATAAGAAG GTGCGGAATGGCCACATCAAGAGAATCACAGACAACGACATCCAGTCCTCAGTGCTGGAGGTCGAGGGGTCCAACGTGAG CACCACCTACATCACATGCCCTGCTGACCCTAAGAAAACACTGGGCATCAAGCTTCCCTTTCTGGTCATGATCATCAAGAACCTGAAGAAATATTTCACATTTGAAGTCCAG GTGTTGGATGATAAAAACGTGCGGCGGCGTTTCCGTGCCAGTAACTACCAGAGCACGACGCGGGTGAAGCCCTTCATCTGCACCATGCCCATGAGGCTCGACGAGGGCTGGAACCAGATCCAGTTCAACCTGTCCGACTTCACGCGCCGCGCCTACGGGACCAACTACGCCGAGACGCTCCGTGTGCAg ATCCACGCTAACTGTCGCATCAGAAGGGTGTATTTCTCTGACCGCCTGTACTCTGAGGACGAGCTCCCAGCAGAGTTCAAGCTCTACCTGCCCGTCCCCAACAAAGCAAAG TAG
- the cfap20 gene encoding cilia- and flagella-associated protein 20 isoform X1 — protein MFKNTFQSGFLSILYSLGSKPLQIWDKKVRNGHIKRITDNDIQSSVLEVEGSNVSTTYITCPADPKKTLGIKLPFLVMIIKNLKKYFTFEVQVLDDKNVRRRFRASNYQSTTRVKPFICTMPMRLDEGWNQIQFNLSDFTRRAYGTNYAETLRVQIHANCRIRRVYFSDRLYSEDELPAEFKLYLPVPNKAKQ, from the exons ATGTTTAAGAACACGTTTCAAAGCGGATTCTTGTCAATTTTATATAGCTTAGGCAGCAAGCCGCTTCAGATATGGGATAAGAAG GTGCGGAATGGCCACATCAAGAGAATCACAGACAACGACATCCAGTCCTCAGTGCTGGAGGTCGAGGGGTCCAACGTGAG CACCACCTACATCACATGCCCTGCTGACCCTAAGAAAACACTGGGCATCAAGCTTCCCTTTCTGGTCATGATCATCAAGAACCTGAAGAAATATTTCACATTTGAAGTCCAG GTGTTGGATGATAAAAACGTGCGGCGGCGTTTCCGTGCCAGTAACTACCAGAGCACGACGCGGGTGAAGCCCTTCATCTGCACCATGCCCATGAGGCTCGACGAGGGCTGGAACCAGATCCAGTTCAACCTGTCCGACTTCACGCGCCGCGCCTACGGGACCAACTACGCCGAGACGCTCCGTGTGCAg ATCCACGCTAACTGTCGCATCAGAAGGGTGTATTTCTCTGACCGCCTGTACTCTGAGGACGAGCTCCCAGCAGAGTTCAAGCTCTACCTGCCCGTCCCCAACAAAGCAAAG CAGTAG